The segment ATATTGGCGTGAACGATGTATGGCACAAAGCCTCTTCCGGTACCGGAACCGATGCAGATAAATTTGCAAAATTTTACCAGGCAGTGATCAATAAGATCAAAGCAAAAAATGCGAAGATCATTTTGTGTACACCTGCTGTAATAGGTGAGAAGACGGATGGCAGCAATCAGCAGGATGGTGATCTTACAGAATACAGTAAGATCATTCGTGGTCTTGCACAAAAGAATGAATTGCCATTGGTTGATCTGCGGAAAGCATTTATTGATTACAACAATAAGAACAACAAAGAGAATAAAGATCGTGGCATTTTAACTACTGATCGTGTTCATCTAAACGCAATTGGCAACCAATTGGTCGCCGATGAAATGTGGAAAGCTATTCAGGCGCTTTAAACAGCAGATACCAAATAATAATTTTTCTTTCCTTTCTGTACAAGCAGGTATTTTTCATGAAGCAGTAAAGAAGCATCAATCTTCATATCAATTGCTTCTACTTTTTTACGGTTGATACTTACACCGCCGCCTTGTACTGTTTTACGTGCTTCACCTTTACTGGGAAAGATGGTTGTTTCTGCTAAGAAAGAAACAACATCAATACCTTCCTGAAGTTTATCTGCAGCAAAATCAAACTTCACCACACCTTCCATTCCTTCGAGATCTTCAACACTCAAACTTTCGGCTGATGCTGTTTGATTGGCGAATAGTTTTTCTGTAGTGGCAACTGCTTCCTTCAATGCTTCTTCACCATGCACAAAATTTGTTACTTCTTCTGCCAGTCTTTTTTGGAGAATACGCTTGCCCGGATCGGCTGTATGTGCAGCGATCAAACCATCTACTTCTTCTTTATCCAGGAAGGTGAAAATTTTGATCCAGCCTTCAGCATCTGCATCACTTGCGTTTAACCAGAACTGGTAGAATTGGTAAGGCGTTGTTTTGGTTGCATCTAACCACACATTCCCCTGTTCAGTTTTGCCAAACTTAGTGCCATCAGCTTTCTTGATCAGCGGACAAGTGAAAGCAAATGCTTCGCCATTTACCTTACGACGTATGAGTTCGGTGCCTGTAGTTATATTTCCCCACTGGTCGCTGCCGCCCATTTGCAGTTTGCAGTTTTTATTTTCGTAGAGCCAGTAATAATCATAACCCTGCATCATCTGGTAAGCAAACTCTGTATAGCTTAGCCCAACCTCACTTTCAATACGTTTCTTAACGCTGTCCTTTGCCATCATGTAGTTGATGGTGATATGTTTACCCGTATCCCGCAAAAAATCGATGAAAGAAATATTTTTGAACCAATCGTAGTTATTGGCCATTTCAGCAGCATTTGCTTTGGAAGTATCAAAGTCAAGAAATTTCTCCAATTGTGCCTTTACGCCTGCTATGTTTCTGTTTAACGTTGCTTCATCAAGCAGGTTGCGTTCCTGGCTTTTGCCGCTTGGATCACCAATCATACCTGTAGCGCCACCCACCAAAGCAATGGGTTTGTGACCAGCCTTTTGGAAATGAACCAGCAGCAAGATCGGCACCAGGCTCCCGATATGCAGACTGTCTGCAGTAGGGTCGAAGCCAATATAAGCCGTGGTCATCTCTTTTTTCAGTTGTTCCTCTGTACCTGGCATGATATCTTGGATCATCCCTCTCCATCTTAATTCTTCGATCAAATGCATGATTGTAAGCGCTATTTTCGGCAAAAGTAGGGCAGCGGAGGCCATTTTACTAAAATTGGAGCAATAAACACTGAAAATCAGCGTTTCGAGAAGCTGGTACTTTCTTAAACAGAGTTTGCTTTCGGCAATAGAATGTTTACTTTTGTCAATGCCTTGAGCAGCTTTCGAGAGAGAGTATGTCTCTTTAATAAGAAACTAATTGTTTATCTGAAAACTGACCGGATGATAACCCGATTAACCCTGATCCTATCTGTTACCCTGTTGATGTGTGTGCGTGCATCCACACAGATCCGTATTTATTCCAACGAATTTTTAAATATAGGTGCTGGCTCCCGTGCTTTTGGAATGGGAGGCGCACAAGTGGCATCTGTAAGTGATGCTACTGCCGGTTATTGGAATCCTGCAGGGTTAACAGCTGTAAAAAATGATCCTTCTTTGTCATTAATGC is part of the Lacibacter sediminis genome and harbors:
- a CDS encoding SGNH/GDSL hydrolase family protein encodes the protein MKKIILFALPIFMLMAFTRQDKVKVIFFGDSITQAGVNPGGYVKRIDSMARVQGKMNYDFIGAGIGGNKIYDLYLRMEDDVLSKNPNVVVLYIGVNDVWHKASSGTGTDADKFAKFYQAVINKIKAKNAKIILCTPAVIGEKTDGSNQQDGDLTEYSKIIRGLAQKNELPLVDLRKAFIDYNNKNNKENKDRGILTTDRVHLNAIGNQLVADEMWKAIQAL
- the tyrS gene encoding tyrosine--tRNA ligase, encoding MHLIEELRWRGMIQDIMPGTEEQLKKEMTTAYIGFDPTADSLHIGSLVPILLLVHFQKAGHKPIALVGGATGMIGDPSGKSQERNLLDEATLNRNIAGVKAQLEKFLDFDTSKANAAEMANNYDWFKNISFIDFLRDTGKHITINYMMAKDSVKKRIESEVGLSYTEFAYQMMQGYDYYWLYENKNCKLQMGGSDQWGNITTGTELIRRKVNGEAFAFTCPLIKKADGTKFGKTEQGNVWLDATKTTPYQFYQFWLNASDADAEGWIKIFTFLDKEEVDGLIAAHTADPGKRILQKRLAEEVTNFVHGEEALKEAVATTEKLFANQTASAESLSVEDLEGMEGVVKFDFAADKLQEGIDVVSFLAETTIFPSKGEARKTVQGGGVSINRKKVEAIDMKIDASLLLHEKYLLVQKGKKNYYLVSAV